A region from the Benincasa hispida cultivar B227 chromosome 10, ASM972705v1, whole genome shotgun sequence genome encodes:
- the LOC120088538 gene encoding zinc finger protein CONSTANS-LIKE 9-like, with product MGFMCDFCGDQRSMVYCRSDAACLCLSCDRNVHSANALSRRHTRTLLCERCHLQPSMVRCIDERVSLCQNCDWTGHGTSTLASSSHKRQTINCYSGCPSAAELSSIWSFVLDVPSVNDACEKELGLMSIAENSLGGAWSLSENIAGQRMPGSTEASDVCSREKSNVMVGSSSLIDFGSRPYTSDQPVELANVALPKFCCPGTKVAEFCGEDDDLYKEFDMDEMDLNLENYEELFSMSINHSEEFFENSGIDSFFEAKGLSFEDSVCHSAVAAEGSSIGVVKSMQPACSNGASADSVMSTKTEPILCFNSRQAQSGVSFSGLTGESSAGDHQDCGASSMLLMGEPPWCTPGPESSFPSTDRNSAVLRYKEKKKTRKFEKTVRYATRKARADVRRRVKGRFVKAGEAYDYDPLNQARSC from the exons ATGGGTTTCATGTGTGATTTTTGTGGGGATCAAAGATCAATGGTTTACTGCCGATCTGATGCTGCTTGTTTGTGCTTATCATGTGATCGTAATGTCCATTCGGCTAACGCCTTGTCGAGGCGACATACAAGAACGCTGTTGTGCGAAAGATGCCATTTGCAGCCCTCCATGGTAAGGTGTATTGATGAGAGGGTTTCTCTGTGTCAAAATTGTGACTGGACAGGTCATGGCACATCTACCCTTGCTTCATCATCACACAAGAGGCAAACCATCAATTGTTACTCTGGTTGTCCATCAGCTGCAGAACTTTCTTCCATCTGGTCCTTTGTTTTGGATGTTCCCTCTGTAAATGATGCTTGTGAGAAAGAGTTGGGATTGATGAGCATTGCTGAGAATAGCTTGGGGGGTGCCTGGAGCCTTTCGGAGAACATCGCCGGTCAAAGAATGCCTGGATCAACTGAAGCCAGTGATGTTTGCAGCAGGGAAAAGTCAAATGTTATGGTCGGATCATCTTCACTCATTGATTTTGGTTCTAGGCCTTACACTTCAGATCAGCCAGTTGAATTGGCTAATGTGGCTTTACCCAAG TTTTGCTGTCCTGGAACAAAAGTTGCGGAATTCTGTGGTGAGGATGATGATCTCTACAAGGAGTTTGATATGGATGAAATGGATTTAAATCTTGAAAATTATGAGGAGCTATTTAGTATGAGCATTAATCATTCTGAAGAATTTTTCGAGAACAGTGGAATTGATAGCTTTTTTGAGGCAAAAGGCCTATCTTTTGAAGATTCAGTTTGCCACAGTGCAGTTGCTGCAGAG GGTTCTTCCATCGGAGTTGTCAAATCAATGCAGCCAGCCTGCAGCAATGGTGCCTCTGCTGACTCAGTGATGAGTACTAAAACCGAACCGATTCTCTGTTTTAATTCAAGGCAAGCCCAATCAGGTGTGTCATTTTCTGGCCTTACTGGTGAGAGTAGTGCTGGTGACCATCAAGACTGTGGAGCCTCTTCAATGCTTCTAATGGGTGAGCCTCCATGGTGTACCCCTGGCCCTGAAAGTTCCTTCCCATCTACTGATCGTAACAGCGCCGTCCTGCGTtataaggagaaaaagaagacacGCAA GTTTGAGAAAACAGTGAGATATGCCACTCGCAAAGCGAGAGCCGATGTCAGAAGGCGTGTGAAGGGACGGTTTGTGAAGGCTGGAGAGGCCTATGATTACGACCCACTGAACCAGGCTAGAAGCTGCTGA